Proteins encoded within one genomic window of Raineyella fluvialis:
- the trxA gene encoding thioredoxin: protein MASNVITCPSCGTRNRVPAAAQGVPKCSHCHEPLPWIATADDETIQQVINSSKVPVVLDLWAPWCGPCRMVSPALETLARERAGRLKLVKVNVDNSPRTQARYQVQSIPTLMIFDKGKQVARQSGAMPLNRLRAWLDRSLKA, encoded by the coding sequence ATGGCCAGCAACGTCATCACGTGCCCGTCCTGCGGCACTCGCAACCGGGTGCCTGCCGCCGCCCAAGGGGTGCCGAAGTGCTCCCACTGCCACGAGCCGCTGCCGTGGATCGCCACCGCCGACGACGAGACCATCCAGCAAGTGATCAACTCCTCCAAGGTCCCCGTCGTCCTCGACCTGTGGGCACCGTGGTGCGGCCCCTGTCGGATGGTCTCACCGGCGCTGGAGACCCTGGCCCGGGAGCGGGCCGGCCGGCTGAAGCTGGTCAAGGTCAACGTGGACAACTCCCCACGGACGCAGGCCCGCTACCAGGTCCAGTCCATCCCGACGCTGATGATCTTCGACAAGGGCAAGCAGGTCGCACGGCAGAGCGGAGCGATGCCCCTCAACCGACTGCGGGCCTGGCTCGACCGATCCCTGAAGGCCTGA
- the amrB gene encoding AmmeMemoRadiSam system protein B: MQTVRPPAVAGTFYPGDRAALESMIAGLLSEARAELPAEDERGPVPKALISPHAGYIYSGPTAARGYVRLDPARETIHRVVLLGPVHHVPIRGLALPGARFLRTPLGDVPVEVPDVLGTLRQVDTDVEAHRWEHSLEVQLPFLQTVLAEFAVVPLVVGQASPESVAEVIEALWGGPETLVVVSSDLSHYLRYATANGIDTATVDRILSLEGPLESRQACGASPANGLLTLAPRRTLRPVLYDRRTSGDTAGDKDRVVGYASIGFHEPITGARAGTEPGSGDGAA, translated from the coding sequence ATGCAGACCGTACGTCCGCCGGCCGTTGCCGGCACTTTCTATCCGGGGGACCGTGCCGCGCTCGAGTCGATGATTGCGGGACTGCTCTCCGAGGCACGCGCCGAGTTGCCTGCCGAGGATGAGCGCGGTCCCGTGCCGAAGGCGCTGATTTCCCCCCATGCCGGTTACATCTACTCCGGCCCGACCGCCGCGCGGGGCTACGTACGTCTCGACCCTGCGCGCGAGACGATCCACCGCGTGGTGCTGCTGGGGCCTGTCCACCATGTCCCCATCCGCGGGCTGGCGCTGCCCGGGGCCCGGTTCCTACGGACGCCGTTGGGAGACGTCCCCGTCGAGGTGCCCGACGTGCTGGGCACGCTGCGCCAGGTCGACACCGACGTCGAGGCCCACCGCTGGGAGCACTCGCTCGAGGTGCAGTTGCCGTTCCTGCAGACGGTGCTGGCCGAGTTCGCCGTGGTGCCGCTGGTCGTCGGACAGGCCTCCCCCGAGTCGGTCGCCGAGGTGATCGAAGCACTCTGGGGCGGCCCGGAGACGCTCGTGGTGGTCAGCTCGGATCTGTCCCATTATCTGCGCTACGCCACGGCCAACGGCATCGACACCGCGACGGTCGACCGGATCCTCTCCCTCGAGGGGCCGCTGGAGTCGCGGCAGGCCTGCGGCGCCTCCCCGGCGAACGGGCTGCTCACACTGGCTCCGCGTCGTACGTTGCGGCCGGTGCTCTACGACCGTCGCACCTCCGGCGACACCGCCGGTGACAAGGACCGGGTCGTCGGCTACGCCTCGATCGGCTTCCACGAGCCCATCACGGGAGCCCGAGCCGGAACCGAGCCTGGCTCGGGAGACGGTGCCGCATGA
- the amrA gene encoding AmmeMemoRadiSam system protein A: MSGALPDDAGRVLLPLAREAIAEHLRLQVGVEDGFEAPYGAPEAPNWEVDEHPAWLDAPGATFVTLTIDGELRGCIGTLEAFRSLEEDVRRNAVNAAFRDPRFAPLGPEEFDLVRVEVSVLSAPVPLDDVRSEAEAIARLRPGVDGVILRSGSHRATFLPQVWDHIPAPKDFLAHLRRKAGLRPDHWDEHTRIERYTVRAWEEE, translated from the coding sequence ATGAGCGGTGCGCTGCCGGACGACGCGGGCCGGGTGCTGCTGCCCCTGGCCCGCGAGGCCATCGCGGAACACCTGCGCCTCCAGGTGGGCGTTGAGGACGGGTTCGAGGCGCCGTACGGTGCGCCCGAGGCACCCAACTGGGAGGTCGACGAGCATCCGGCCTGGCTCGACGCGCCGGGCGCGACGTTCGTCACCCTCACCATCGACGGGGAGCTGCGCGGCTGCATCGGCACCCTGGAGGCGTTCCGGTCGTTGGAGGAGGACGTCCGGCGTAACGCGGTCAACGCCGCGTTCAGGGATCCACGCTTCGCGCCGTTGGGGCCCGAGGAGTTCGACCTCGTCCGGGTCGAGGTGTCGGTGCTGTCGGCCCCTGTCCCGCTCGACGACGTCCGCTCGGAGGCCGAGGCGATCGCGCGGCTGCGGCCAGGCGTGGACGGGGTCATCCTGCGTTCGGGATCTCATCGCGCGACCTTCCTGCCCCAGGTGTGGGACCACATCCCCGCGCCGAAGGACTTCCTCGCCCACCTGCGTCGCAAGGCCGGACTACGGCCCGACCACTGGGACGAGCACACCCGCATCGAGCGCTACACCGTCCGAGCGTGGGAGGAGGAGTGA
- the amrS gene encoding AmmeMemoRadiSam system radical SAM enzyme: protein MPGESFPARWWHPAEDGRLVCDVCPRACALTDGQAGICTVRAREGDKLVLTTYGRGAGFCIDAVERRPLYHFLPGSAGLCLGTAGCNLNCRTCRVWRPETVAQVTGLLEDASPLAVAGLAADWRCASVAFTYNDPVIYAEYAIAVARVAHVLGLRTIAVTAGYMERAVRRDFFGMMDAALIELKVFDAEAHLRYAGGDLQTVLDTLVHVRHSRTWLEMSTLLVPGLNDDPAQLWAMCTWIRAELGPDVPLHFSTLGTSQRRPAPGPAGRSGTGAASHGVPAARTHPASPTRQTPRAPQTRPTPQTPTPQTPPDDRAHLVMAREIALECGLNYVYTGLADVPEGRTTHCPSCRAVLIERDAVIRRYRLTSEGRCPECRAPVPGVFADRAGESGARKIPVRVT from the coding sequence ATGCCCGGAGAGTCCTTCCCGGCCCGGTGGTGGCACCCCGCCGAGGACGGGCGACTGGTCTGCGACGTCTGCCCGCGGGCGTGCGCCCTGACCGACGGCCAGGCGGGGATCTGCACCGTACGCGCCCGTGAGGGCGACAAGCTGGTCCTCACCACGTACGGCCGCGGCGCGGGGTTCTGCATCGACGCTGTGGAGCGCCGGCCGCTCTACCACTTCCTGCCCGGTTCGGCGGGGCTGTGCCTCGGGACGGCCGGCTGCAACCTCAACTGCCGCACCTGCCGGGTCTGGCGGCCCGAGACCGTCGCGCAGGTCACCGGGCTGCTCGAGGATGCCTCTCCGCTGGCGGTCGCCGGTCTGGCCGCCGATTGGCGGTGCGCCAGCGTCGCCTTCACCTACAACGACCCGGTGATCTACGCGGAGTACGCGATCGCCGTCGCCCGGGTGGCCCACGTGCTGGGCCTGCGGACGATCGCCGTGACGGCCGGGTACATGGAACGGGCGGTGCGCCGCGACTTCTTCGGCATGATGGACGCCGCCCTGATCGAGCTCAAGGTGTTCGACGCGGAGGCGCACCTGCGCTACGCCGGCGGGGACCTGCAGACCGTCCTCGACACCCTCGTCCACGTCCGCCACAGCCGGACCTGGCTGGAGATGAGCACCCTGCTCGTGCCCGGGCTGAACGATGATCCCGCGCAGCTCTGGGCTATGTGCACCTGGATCCGCGCCGAACTGGGCCCCGACGTCCCGCTGCACTTCTCCACCCTGGGGACGAGCCAGCGTCGGCCCGCACCAGGCCCCGCCGGCCGGTCGGGGACCGGCGCCGCCTCGCACGGTGTGCCGGCGGCTCGTACGCATCCGGCCTCGCCGACGCGGCAGACTCCACGGGCGCCGCAGACCCGACCCACGCCCCAGACCCCCACGCCACAGACCCCGCCCGACGACCGGGCCCATCTGGTGATGGCCCGCGAGATCGCGCTGGAGTGCGGGCTGAACTACGTCTACACCGGCCTCGCGGACGTCCCGGAGGGTCGGACCACCCACTGCCCCTCGTGCCGAGCGGTCCTGATCGAGCGCGACGCCGTGATCCGGCGCTATCGCCTGACCTCCGAGGGTCGCTGCCCGGAGTGCCGGGCACCCGTCCCCGGCGTCTTCGCCGACCGGGCGGGCGAGTCCGGGGCGCGGAAGATCCCGGTCCGGGTCACCTGA
- the ilvD gene encoding dihydroxy-acid dehydratase translates to MPDIKPRSRVVTDGIHATASRGMLRAVGMGDDDWDKPQIGIASSWNEITPCNLSLERLGKAAKEGVHAGGGYPLEFGTISVSDGISMGHEGMHFSLVSREVIADSVETVMSAERLDGSVLLAGCDKSLPGMLMAAARLDLAAVFLYAGSIAPGKALLSDGTEREVTLIDGFEAAGACQAGLLSRQDLDAIERAICPGEGACGGMYTANTMASLAEALGMSLPGSAAPPAADRRRDTYAHRSGEAVVELLRQGITARDILTRAAFENAITLLMALGGSTNAVLHLLAIAHEADVDLQLTDFNRIGDRVPHLADMKPFGKYVMADMDFHGGIPVVMAALLGAGLLHGDALTVTGRTLAENLEEIGPRPLDGKVIRAMDRPLHPTGGIAILQGSLAPDGAVVKSAGFDAEVFEGPARVFEREQAAMDALDQGRLQKGDVVVIRYEGPKGGPGMREMLAITGAIKGAGLGKDVLLLTDGRFSGGTTGLCIGHLAPEAVDGGPIAFVRDGDRIRVDIAARTLDLLVDPDELAARRDGWTPVPHRYTHGVLAKYSRLVHSASEGAVTS, encoded by the coding sequence ATGCCCGACATCAAGCCCCGCAGCCGCGTCGTCACCGACGGCATCCACGCCACCGCCAGCCGCGGCATGCTCCGCGCTGTGGGCATGGGCGACGACGACTGGGACAAGCCCCAGATCGGCATCGCGAGTTCCTGGAACGAGATCACCCCCTGCAACCTCTCCCTCGAGCGGCTGGGGAAGGCGGCCAAGGAGGGGGTGCATGCCGGCGGTGGGTATCCGCTGGAGTTCGGCACCATCTCGGTGTCCGATGGCATCTCGATGGGGCACGAGGGGATGCACTTCTCCCTGGTGTCGCGCGAGGTGATCGCCGACTCGGTGGAGACGGTCATGTCGGCGGAACGGCTGGACGGTTCGGTGCTCCTCGCCGGCTGCGACAAGTCCCTGCCGGGGATGCTGATGGCCGCTGCCCGGCTCGACCTGGCCGCCGTCTTCCTCTACGCGGGCTCCATCGCCCCCGGCAAGGCACTGCTGAGTGACGGGACCGAGCGGGAGGTGACGCTGATCGACGGGTTCGAGGCCGCCGGCGCCTGTCAGGCAGGGCTGCTCAGCCGCCAGGACCTGGACGCGATCGAACGCGCGATCTGTCCCGGCGAGGGTGCCTGCGGTGGCATGTACACGGCGAACACGATGGCCTCCCTCGCCGAGGCCCTCGGCATGAGCCTGCCCGGTTCCGCGGCCCCGCCGGCCGCTGACCGGCGCCGGGACACGTACGCCCATCGCTCGGGCGAGGCAGTCGTCGAACTGCTGCGCCAGGGCATCACCGCCCGCGACATCCTCACCCGGGCCGCCTTCGAGAACGCGATCACGCTGCTGATGGCGCTCGGCGGATCAACCAACGCGGTGCTGCACCTGCTCGCCATCGCCCACGAGGCGGACGTGGACCTGCAGCTCACCGACTTCAACCGGATCGGTGATCGGGTGCCGCACCTGGCCGACATGAAGCCGTTCGGGAAGTACGTGATGGCCGACATGGACTTCCACGGCGGCATCCCCGTGGTGATGGCCGCGCTGCTCGGGGCCGGGCTGCTGCACGGCGACGCGTTGACGGTGACCGGTCGTACGCTCGCCGAGAACCTCGAGGAGATCGGTCCGCGACCGCTGGACGGCAAGGTGATCCGGGCGATGGACCGCCCGCTGCACCCCACCGGCGGGATCGCGATCCTGCAGGGATCCCTGGCCCCCGACGGGGCGGTGGTGAAGTCGGCAGGGTTCGACGCGGAGGTCTTCGAGGGGCCGGCGCGGGTGTTCGAGCGTGAGCAGGCGGCGATGGACGCCCTCGACCAGGGCCGGCTGCAGAAGGGCGACGTCGTGGTGATCCGGTACGAGGGACCCAAGGGCGGGCCCGGCATGCGGGAGATGCTCGCCATCACCGGGGCGATCAAAGGTGCCGGGCTGGGCAAGGACGTGCTGCTGCTGACCGACGGGCGGTTCTCCGGCGGCACGACGGGCCTGTGCATCGGTCACCTCGCCCCTGAGGCCGTCGACGGCGGCCCGATCGCCTTCGTCCGCGACGGGGACCGGATCCGGGTGGACATCGCCGCCCGTACGCTCGACCTGTTGGTCGACCCGGACGAGCTTGCGGCCCGGCGGGACGGTTGGACGCCGGTGCCGCACCGCTACACCCACGGGGTCCTGGCGAAGTACAGCCGGCTGGTCCACTCGGCGTCGGAGGGGGCCGTCACGAGCTGA
- a CDS encoding glutamate synthase-related protein: MAPEQSAVRIATWSELADRTPTYALAAGVDLVVIRHDDAVSVLYGRCLHRGSLLADGFIRGDDLVCGVHGWDYRYQTGVSAYANDEVLAKFSAWVDIEADAVMVDEAEIAAWEREHPQPYDREAYQGLYADIHGGPEEPQNAYIQMLARDGLTGIGHQGEVAAMGVPLVDLPRWDDLQLLTAQVARRPLADDAEVGTDVVIGPRAARPLRLAIPILVTDMSYGALSREAKLALARGAEMAGTGICSGEGGMLPEEREANSRYFYELASGRFGWSLEKAATCQAFHFKVGQGTKTGTGGLLPAAKVSPEIAAVRGLSPGQDAISPAAFPDLRTPHDFAALADEVREVTGGIPIGFKLSAQHIEQDLDFVLEAGADYVILDGRGGGTGAAPLIFRDHISVPTMPALARARRHLDRSGRGDVTLVITGGLRRETDFVKALALGADAVAVGNSAMQAIGCLGMRACHTNNCPVGIATQQPHLRSRLVVEESARRLARFLAATTGLMQTLARACGHSHLRDFQPDDLTTWKTDIAALTGVAFAGPSS, encoded by the coding sequence ATGGCGCCCGAGCAGTCAGCGGTGAGGATCGCGACCTGGAGTGAACTCGCCGACCGTACGCCCACCTACGCGCTCGCCGCGGGCGTCGACCTGGTGGTGATCCGCCACGACGACGCGGTCTCCGTGCTCTACGGGCGATGCCTGCACCGCGGCTCCCTGCTTGCCGACGGCTTCATCCGGGGTGACGACCTGGTCTGTGGCGTGCACGGGTGGGACTACCGCTACCAGACCGGCGTCAGCGCGTACGCCAATGACGAGGTGCTGGCGAAGTTCAGCGCCTGGGTCGACATCGAGGCCGATGCGGTGATGGTCGACGAGGCCGAGATCGCTGCCTGGGAGCGGGAGCATCCGCAGCCGTACGATCGCGAGGCCTACCAAGGGCTGTACGCCGACATCCACGGCGGCCCCGAAGAGCCCCAGAACGCCTATATCCAGATGCTCGCCCGCGACGGCCTGACCGGGATCGGGCATCAGGGCGAGGTGGCGGCGATGGGCGTGCCGCTCGTCGATCTTCCCCGCTGGGACGACCTGCAACTGCTGACCGCCCAGGTGGCGCGCCGACCGCTGGCCGACGACGCCGAGGTGGGCACCGACGTGGTGATCGGCCCCCGAGCCGCTCGGCCGTTAAGGCTGGCGATCCCGATCCTCGTCACGGACATGAGCTACGGCGCCCTCAGCCGCGAGGCGAAACTCGCCCTGGCCCGCGGGGCCGAGATGGCCGGGACCGGCATCTGTTCGGGCGAGGGTGGGATGCTGCCCGAGGAGCGGGAGGCCAACTCCCGCTACTTCTACGAACTGGCGTCGGGGCGCTTCGGCTGGAGCCTGGAGAAGGCCGCCACATGCCAGGCCTTCCACTTCAAGGTCGGGCAGGGGACGAAGACCGGCACCGGTGGGTTGCTTCCCGCGGCGAAGGTCAGCCCGGAGATCGCCGCCGTGCGGGGGCTGTCACCGGGGCAGGACGCGATCAGTCCGGCGGCGTTCCCGGACCTGCGGACGCCGCACGACTTCGCGGCGCTCGCCGACGAGGTGCGCGAGGTCACCGGCGGGATCCCCATCGGCTTCAAGCTGTCGGCTCAGCACATCGAGCAGGATCTCGACTTCGTCCTCGAGGCGGGCGCCGACTACGTCATCCTCGACGGGCGTGGCGGCGGGACCGGCGCGGCGCCGCTGATCTTCCGCGACCACATCTCCGTACCCACGATGCCTGCCCTGGCGCGGGCCCGGCGACACCTGGATCGGTCCGGGCGCGGCGACGTGACCCTGGTGATCACCGGCGGACTGCGCCGCGAGACGGACTTCGTCAAGGCCTTGGCGCTCGGGGCGGACGCCGTCGCGGTGGGCAACAGCGCCATGCAGGCCATCGGCTGCCTCGGGATGCGGGCCTGCCACACGAACAACTGTCCCGTCGGCATCGCCACCCAACAGCCGCACCTCCGCAGCCGGCTGGTGGTCGAGGAGTCCGCCCGGCGCCTGGCCAGGTTCCTCGCGGCCACGACCGGGCTGATGCAGACTCTGGCCCGGGCCTGTGGGCACTCCCACCTGCGCGACTTCCAGCCCGACGACCTCACCACCTGGAAGACCGACATCGCGGCCCTCACGGGTGTGGCCTTCGCCGGGCCGTCGAGCTGA
- a CDS encoding PTS sugar transporter subunit IIA yields MKILNPFPGTVGPLSEAPDPVFAAEMVGSGVLVDPDRTVGVAVAPVAGKVAKVHPHAYAIATPDGRGILVHLGIDTVRLNGEGFEILGPLKGEVVAGQEMIRWDPAAIEAQGLSPVVLVCVLDSAPGSIVSPLLGQHADVGEALFEVEPAEGSSRRGRRAS; encoded by the coding sequence GTGAAGATCCTCAACCCGTTCCCCGGCACCGTCGGCCCCCTGAGCGAGGCCCCCGACCCCGTGTTCGCCGCCGAGATGGTCGGCTCCGGTGTGCTCGTCGACCCGGACCGTACGGTCGGTGTCGCCGTCGCACCGGTCGCCGGCAAGGTCGCCAAAGTGCACCCCCACGCGTACGCCATCGCCACCCCGGATGGCCGCGGGATCCTGGTGCACCTGGGCATCGACACCGTCCGGCTGAACGGCGAGGGCTTCGAGATCCTCGGGCCCCTCAAGGGCGAGGTCGTCGCCGGTCAGGAGATGATCCGGTGGGATCCGGCGGCCATCGAGGCGCAGGGACTCTCCCCGGTGGTGCTGGTGTGCGTGCTGGACTCGGCGCCCGGCAGCATCGTCTCACCGCTGCTCGGCCAGCACGCCGACGTGGGTGAGGCACTGTTCGAGGTCGAACCGGCCGAGGGGTCGAGTCGACGCGGGCGGCGCGCCTCCTGA
- a CDS encoding glucose PTS transporter subunit EIIB translates to MEEARNESPLDPSRTHRTARPTSDQSRSGQQKGTAMSKPGTHKAEALLAGLGGADNIEDMEACITRLRTEVRDAALVDEAALKAAGAMGVVKQGRVVQVVVGPEADTIAEDMQDLM, encoded by the coding sequence ATGGAGGAAGCCCGCAACGAGTCACCGCTCGACCCGAGCAGGACTCACCGGACAGCACGACCGACCTCCGATCAGAGCCGATCGGGGCAGCAGAAAGGGACAGCCATGAGCAAGCCGGGCACGCACAAGGCCGAAGCGCTCCTCGCCGGACTGGGCGGGGCGGACAACATCGAAGACATGGAGGCGTGCATCACCCGCCTGCGCACCGAGGTCCGCGACGCGGCACTGGTGGACGAGGCCGCCCTCAAGGCCGCCGGCGCGATGGGCGTGGTGAAGCAGGGCCGGGTGGTCCAGGTCGTCGTCGGCCCCGAGGCCGACACCATCGCCGAGGACATGCAGGACCTGATGTGA
- a CDS encoding GntR family transcriptional regulator → MSQTKVLKLGAVPKYSQLEAELRARAAALGPGEPIESERSLMETYGVSRATVRRAIADLVNDGVLVSLAGQGTFVAEAKVQTNLHLASFTQDMTQRGRVPSTAVLSMRLAEPDARAAEYFGTGAPAWHLERVRCADGEPMALEDQWIDPRIAPDLGTKDLRGSTYAIFAEDYDAPVDAAEQTMWATTADERLAEILDIEVGQAVLVFDRWSSSRGRPVESVRSWYRADRYRVHMSLDTSMRA, encoded by the coding sequence GTGAGCCAGACCAAGGTGCTGAAGCTCGGCGCTGTCCCGAAGTACTCGCAGCTCGAGGCCGAGCTTCGGGCGCGCGCCGCCGCGCTCGGTCCCGGTGAGCCGATCGAGTCGGAACGCTCGCTGATGGAGACCTACGGCGTCAGCCGCGCCACCGTCCGCCGTGCGATCGCCGACCTGGTCAACGACGGGGTGCTGGTCAGTCTGGCTGGCCAGGGCACCTTCGTCGCCGAGGCCAAGGTGCAGACCAACCTCCACCTCGCCTCGTTCACCCAGGACATGACCCAGCGCGGCCGCGTCCCCTCCACCGCTGTGCTCTCCATGCGACTCGCTGAGCCCGACGCGCGCGCCGCCGAGTACTTCGGCACCGGCGCGCCGGCGTGGCACCTCGAACGGGTCCGCTGCGCCGACGGCGAGCCGATGGCCCTGGAGGACCAGTGGATCGACCCGCGGATCGCCCCCGACCTGGGCACCAAGGACCTGCGCGGCTCCACGTACGCCATCTTCGCCGAGGACTACGACGCCCCGGTCGACGCCGCGGAGCAGACGATGTGGGCCACCACGGCCGACGAACGCCTCGCCGAGATCCTCGACATTGAGGTCGGCCAGGCGGTGCTCGTCTTCGACCGCTGGTCGAGCAGCCGCGGCCGCCCGGTCGAGTCGGTGCGGTCGTGGTACCGCGCCGACCGCTACCGCGTCCACATGAGCCTCGACACCTCGATGCGCGCCTGA
- a CDS encoding PTS transporter subunit EIIC, which translates to MSTATAEAGKNKAWLAWLQKLGRSLMLPIAALPVAGLLLRLGQDDLLGKDGLHWNAVASVVGAAGGTLFDNLPLLFALGVAIGMAKKADGSTALAGLVGYLVYKAVGDAMSPLIGLPVGANGKQTVINYGVLGGILVGIIAASLWQRFHRVKLPPYLAFFGGRRFVPIITALATMVLAVLMAFIYGGFNAGLSGLGVWSAQNSIIGGLVYGTVNRLLIPLGLHHIINTTVWFQVGECVKAGAPAHGDLTCFFATQGAQGGTFMTGFFPIMMFALPGAALAIWRNARPEARKITGGLMLSTALTAFLTGVTEPLEFSFMFVAWPLYIVHAVLTGTSLALVNALGIRDGFTFSAGLFDYVLNFGIATKPLLLIVIGLAYGVLYYFLFSIIIKRMNLKTPGREEIADAAEGETVDADRS; encoded by the coding sequence ATGTCCACTGCCACCGCTGAAGCTGGCAAGAACAAGGCCTGGCTCGCCTGGCTGCAGAAGCTCGGTCGCAGCCTGATGCTGCCGATCGCCGCGCTGCCGGTCGCCGGTCTGTTGCTGCGACTCGGTCAGGACGACCTGCTGGGCAAGGACGGCCTCCATTGGAACGCCGTCGCCTCCGTCGTCGGTGCCGCCGGCGGCACCCTCTTCGACAACCTCCCGCTGCTGTTCGCCCTCGGTGTGGCGATCGGCATGGCCAAGAAGGCCGACGGCTCCACCGCCCTCGCCGGCCTCGTCGGCTACCTCGTCTACAAGGCCGTGGGTGACGCCATGTCCCCGCTGATCGGACTGCCGGTCGGCGCCAACGGCAAGCAGACGGTGATCAACTACGGCGTGCTCGGCGGCATCCTCGTCGGCATCATCGCCGCCTCCCTCTGGCAGCGCTTCCACCGGGTGAAGCTGCCCCCCTACCTGGCGTTCTTCGGCGGTCGCCGGTTCGTCCCGATCATCACCGCCCTCGCCACCATGGTGCTCGCCGTGCTGATGGCCTTCATCTACGGCGGCTTCAACGCCGGCCTTTCGGGGCTGGGTGTCTGGTCAGCGCAGAACTCGATCATCGGTGGCTTGGTCTATGGCACCGTCAATCGCCTGCTCATCCCGCTGGGCCTGCACCACATCATCAACACCACCGTGTGGTTCCAGGTCGGTGAGTGCGTCAAGGCGGGAGCCCCGGCCCACGGCGACCTGACCTGCTTCTTCGCCACCCAGGGTGCCCAGGGCGGCACCTTCATGACCGGCTTCTTCCCGATCATGATGTTCGCCCTGCCGGGCGCGGCCCTCGCCATCTGGCGCAACGCCCGCCCCGAGGCCCGCAAGATCACCGGCGGCCTGATGCTGTCGACCGCCCTCACCGCGTTCCTCACCGGCGTGACCGAGCCGCTGGAGTTCTCGTTCATGTTCGTGGCGTGGCCGCTGTACATCGTGCACGCCGTCCTCACCGGCACCTCGCTGGCCCTGGTCAACGCCCTCGGCATCCGCGACGGCTTCACCTTCTCGGCGGGCCTGTTCGACTACGTCCTCAACTTCGGCATCGCCACGAAACCGTTGTTGTTGATCGTCATCGGCCTGGCGTACGGCGTCCTCTACTACTTCCTGTTCAGCATCATCATCAAGCGGATGAACCTGAAGACGCCGGGTCGCGAGGAAATCGCCGACGCGGCCGAGGGCGAGACCGTGGACGCTGACCGGTCCTGA
- the nagB gene encoding glucosamine-6-phosphate deaminase, which produces MEVIIKDSAAELATVAADIVQRLVHRKADAVLGVATGSSPVGLYDELGRRVAAGTLSLAGCQAFMLDEYVGLAADHPQRYRNVIETELVARTDIRSERVHGPDGLASDIPAACAAYEQAIRDAGGVDLQVLGIGTDGHIAFNEPTSSLGSRTRIKTLARQTRIDNARFFDDEAQVPTHCLTQGVGTILEARRIVLLAEGEQKAEAIRQLVEGPVSAMWTATALQWHPYVTVIVDQAAASRLALHDYYLDVYAQRPGWQE; this is translated from the coding sequence GTGGAAGTCATCATCAAGGATTCGGCCGCCGAACTGGCGACGGTCGCCGCGGACATCGTCCAGCGCCTCGTGCACCGCAAGGCGGACGCCGTGCTCGGCGTCGCCACCGGCTCCAGCCCCGTCGGCCTCTACGACGAACTCGGCCGCCGCGTCGCCGCCGGCACCCTCTCGCTGGCCGGCTGCCAGGCCTTCATGCTGGACGAGTACGTCGGGCTGGCCGCCGACCACCCGCAGCGCTACCGCAACGTCATCGAGACCGAACTCGTCGCCCGCACCGACATCCGCAGCGAACGGGTGCACGGGCCCGACGGTCTGGCCTCCGACATCCCGGCGGCCTGCGCGGCGTACGAACAGGCCATCCGGGACGCCGGTGGGGTCGACCTGCAGGTCCTCGGGATCGGCACGGACGGGCACATCGCCTTCAACGAGCCCACCTCCTCCCTCGGCTCGCGGACCCGGATCAAGACCCTGGCCCGCCAGACACGGATCGACAACGCCCGCTTCTTCGACGATGAGGCGCAGGTGCCCACCCACTGCCTGACCCAGGGCGTCGGCACCATCCTCGAGGCCCGGCGGATCGTCCTGCTGGCCGAGGGGGAGCAGAAGGCCGAGGCGATCCGCCAGCTGGTCGAGGGCCCGGTCTCGGCGATGTGGACCGCCACCGCGCTGCAGTGGCATCCGTACGTCACCGTGATCGTCGACCAGGCTGCCGCCTCCCGGCTGGCGCTGCACGACTACTACCTCGACGTGTACGCGCAACGTCCCGGATGGCAGGAATGA